CGGCTGCTCGAGCACCACCACCACACAACTCCCCCCGCCAGCGACCTCTGCCGCCCGCGCACATCCCGACCAGCTGCTGCTGTGGTACAACGGCGGCGCCGTGCTGACCGCCCCGAAGCTGTATCTCGTCTTCTGGGGCTACAAGAAGTACGGCGACCCGAACAAAGTGCAGAGCCTGCTCGAATCGTACGCCAAGAGCCTAGGAGGCAGCGCACACAACAACATCTATACGCAATACTACGAGACCGTCGGCAAAAAGAACGTGTACATCACCAATCCGAAGGATCAGTTCGGCGGAACGTGGAGCGACGAATCGGCGGTGCCCAGCAGTCCGACCGATCAGCAAGTGGCCGCGGAGGCGATCAAGGCGTTGTCTCACCTGAAGTACGATCCGCAGGGCGTCTACCTCGTCGCGACGCCGCACGGCCGCAGCATGCAAGGTTTCCCGGCGAACTGGTGCGCCTATCACAGCTATACCTACTACAAGAAGAACGATCTGCTGGCGTATATTAACTTCCCGTACACGCCCGACTCGGACGGCTGCGGCAAAAACAGCATCAAGCCCCCCTCTGACGAGAGCGGTGCCGATGAGGGCGTCACGATCATGGCCGGCGACGAATACGGAGAGGCGATCACCGACCCGCAGCCCTTCAGCGGCTGGCGCGGGGTCGACGGCGAGATCGGCGACGACTGCGCCTGGCACAATCTCGCCAACGATCGCTTCGGCTCTAAGCAGTACACGACGCAGCCGGAGCTGAGCGACGCTACGCACACCTGCGTGCAGACCTACAAGTAGGGCGCGCCTCGGTCGACGGTGACTTTCAGCTAAAGTAGGGCCGCCGCGGTGTGCATGGCGTTGGCTCCGTTGCGCCAGAGCACGTACTGCAGCGGCATCTTCGCGTTCATCGAGGCCGCGCCGATCTCACCGTGCGTGTCGATCGCGATCACGCAGTATTCGCCGCCGTGCAGATCGGGCGCGCTCTTGGCCATGAAACGCATCAAATCGTTGCAGGCTTCCTGCGGGTGCGCGCCGGCGGCCATTCGGGAGACGATGTAGATCGACGTGCAGTAGTTAGCCATCACGTCGCCGTTGCCCGTGGCCGAGGCTGCCCCCGCAGACGCATCGGCGTAGTAGCCGCAGCCGACAATCGGCGAGTCGGCGACGCGTCCGGGGATCTTCCACTCGAGCCCGCTCGTCGAACACCCCGCGACGACCTGCCCCTTACCGTCGATTGCGACCATGCCGATCGTATCGTGATGATCCGCGTCGATCCAAAACGTCTTGTGGTTGGGCGTGTTCTTCCACTTCAGCCATGCCTCGAGGCTGTTTGGAGTCAGCAATTGCATCGGTTTGAAGCCCATCTCGATCGCGAACTGCAACGCGCCTTCGCCGGCCATCGTCGTGTGCCGCGTCTTCTCCATAACCAGTCGCGCGACCGAGATCGGGTTCTTGATCTTGTGGAGGTTACAGACCGACCCGGCGCGATGCGTCGTACCGTCCATGATGCCGGCGTCGAGCTCGACCTCTCCCTGCGCGTTGGGCAACCCGCCGTAGCCGACGCTATCGACGTTCGGATCGTCTTCGACCAGGTTGATGCCTTTCTCGAGCGCGTCGAGCACCGACCCGCCGGCGGCGAAGACTTGCGCCGCGCGCGCGTTGGCTTCGATGCCCCATTTCCAGGTCGAAAGAAAGACTGGGCCGCTGCCGCCCTGAGCCGCCGCCGGCGCCGTCGCCGCGAGCGTCGCGGCCGCGCCGGCAGCGAGTAAAAAGTCGCGTCGGTCGATACCTTCCATCAATGCTCTCCTACAAACTCACGGCGTCCGAAACGGGAAAGACGAAAGAACCGAAACTGCGCTGGGGCTTTCCGCCCGCCGGATACTTCCAAACGCGAACGACCGCCGAGCTCACCCCCTGGTCGGGCCCAATGAGCTTGCCGCCGTCGATCCAGAAATCGTCGACATCGCGCGAGCCGCGCAGCGCGACCTTCGAGACGGTCGTTCCCGAGCTGCCCGAAATCGCGAAACGGTAGACCGTCGAGCCTTGATAACCGACACCCTGATCGTCGACCGCGAGGTAGGTTCCGTCCCAGTGCAGGCCGCCGGCAGCAGCGATCGACTCGTCGAGCGTAATCGTCACGAACGCTTTGCTCTTCGCCGGCAGCTCGGCCAGCGCAAACTGGGCGTGCCCGTTGGAGCCATCGACGAAAAGATCGCCTTTATCATCGTAGGTGCAGTGACTGGGAAGGTAGACGGGCGAGCCTTCGAACTCCTTGGGTTTGCCCTTTGCGTGCGTGAAGATGGCGACTCCGCCCGGACTGCTGTCGCGCGGCTGG
This is a stretch of genomic DNA from Candidatus Cybelea sp.. It encodes these proteins:
- a CDS encoding N(4)-(beta-N-acetylglucosaminyl)-L-asparaginase codes for the protein MEGIDRRDFLLAAGAAATLAATAPAAAQGGSGPVFLSTWKWGIEANARAAQVFAAGGSVLDALEKGINLVEDDPNVDSVGYGGLPNAQGEVELDAGIMDGTTHRAGSVCNLHKIKNPISVARLVMEKTRHTTMAGEGALQFAIEMGFKPMQLLTPNSLEAWLKWKNTPNHKTFWIDADHHDTIGMVAIDGKGQVVAGCSTSGLEWKIPGRVADSPIVGCGYYADASAGAASATGNGDVMANYCTSIYIVSRMAAGAHPQEACNDLMRFMAKSAPDLHGGEYCVIAIDTHGEIGAASMNAKMPLQYVLWRNGANAMHTAAALL